From Zea mays cultivar B73 chromosome 3, Zm-B73-REFERENCE-NAM-5.0, whole genome shotgun sequence:
gagggGTTCCTCAGCCGCAAGCTTAGAGAATGCAGGGAGATAGGAGATTAGAGATAATACTTTTCTTATTCCTCATGTCTCACGGTTCCACTATAAATAGGCCACCTGCCTGACCCAACTAATTAGGTAACTAACTTATTTGGAAACCAATCCGACCAACTAGGCAACGGCTAATTAGGCAATTACTTATTTGGTAACCAATCCTCCTACCATTAAGGCCTATCAGTTTAGCCATCAATCTAGCCACTTTCCTTAGTCGTGCCTTCCTTATGCGGACTGTTGTGGGCCCGCTGTTGGCGCGCATAGATGCGTCCCCACATGACACGCCGCTGCTGAATTTGGACAATCAGTCTGCAATTGCACTCAGCAAGAACCCTGTTCTTCATGATCGAAGTAAGCACAGTGGACTATGGAGAACGGAAAGATATATGTGGATCATGTGAGTAAAGATATATGTGGATCATGTGAGTGCTGAAGAACAGCTTGCGGACATTCTGACGAAGTCAATTGGCGCGTAAGGTTCGTTTGAATTTGTGGCAAGATTGGCATTGTCAAGATCAAATAAACCTAGACAGACTTAGGGAGAGATTGTTGCATAATCTAGCTCGGTTGATTGATTAGGTTTCCTTTCTTAGCTAATTGATAGCTGATTGATTAATTTCTTTCTTAGCTACTTGATAGTCGATTGGATAGTTTCCTTTCTTAGCTAATTGATTGTTGATGGGTGCTGTGATTTATGGTTGTGAGCCTTTGTAATTGTATATACAAATAGATCAATAGCCTATTGCAGCGGTGTAGTTTGGCAGCGCCAAAAAAAAACTCAGTGTGTCCTAGTGTTCGTGTTGAGTTTTGTGAGCATTCGAGTGATCTAGGGATTATCTACTCCATCTCCATCAAGGTACGCTGGCGAGTACAAGGCTACAGTCTGTGTGCCAATTCATATTTCTATCCTGAGATATACATTTGCATCTGCATTCTATGTTTAAACACTACCTGTTGGATGCCAGGCGCTATCTGAGTAGGTCATTATAATGTCTGATTTACACCAAGCATCTAACTGGTTTCAATTTATATTTATTCTTAACTAGATATTTGAAGGGCTGTGATAACATCCTAGCACAGCTTCACACTGCACATCCAGAATTTTGTGACAAAGTTGGAGGAATTCTAGCCATGCATATTGATGACTTAAGGGCTTTAGCACCTCTGTGGCTCTCAAAAACTGAAGAAGTGAGGCAAGATAAGTCCCATTGGTCAACCAATATTACTGGCGATATATATGGCATGGGTTGGATCAGTGAGATGTACGGGTATTCATTTGGTGCTGCAGAAGTAAGCTGACTTACACTCTCCTTGCTATGTGTCTTTGCTAAAGTAAAAAATTCTCATTATGGACTGTAAATTTCTTCCTTTAGCTTCATTATCTGGTCATATGAACAGGTAGGTCTACGGCACAAGATAAATGATGACATAATGATCTACCCAGGTTATACTCCTAGACCTGGCATTGAGCCACTTATCTTGCACTATGGTTTGCCATTTAAAGTTGGAAACTGGTCATTCAGTAAATTAGAACACCATGAAGATGGAATAATTTATGATTGCAACCGCTTGTTCGATCCACCTCCTTTTCCTAGAGAGGTAAACAATCTTCCAATCATTGTTTGGGTAATTGGGTGTGCTCATTTATATCTACTTATGATGAAGATTTTTTTTATGCTCTAAACTTTGTAGGTTGAGATGATGGAATCTGACCCAAATATAAAACGTGGCTTATTTCTAAGCATAGAGTGCATTAACACCTTGAATGAAGGACTCTTGTTGCATCATGCATCTGCTGGATGCCCTAAACCACAGTGGTCAAAATACCTGAGTTTTCTTAAAAGCAGGAGGTTTTCAGAGCTTACAAAACCAAAATACTGGAAGGGTGAACAGGTTGACAGCATAATGACCATGCAACATGTTGCATTGTCCAAGGCAAACAATGAATATCCAAAAATACACACCCTTTTCTCTACCGAATGTTCATCATATTTTGACTGGCAAACTGTTGGACTTATGCACAGTTTTCGTTTAAGCGGACAGCCTGGTAACATCACGCGCTTATTGAGCTGTACGGATGAGGACTTAAAGAACTATAAAGGACATGATCTTGCTCCCACACATTATGTTCCATCTATGAGCCGACATCCATTGACAGGGGACTGGTATAACCTCTTGGTTTAACAGTCTCTAAAGCTATTGTTCAAGACAACCCGCTCATATAGTTCTTTTGCTAGGTACCCTGCAATAAACAAACCTGCAGCAGTTCTCCATTGGCTCAATCATGTGCAGACTGATGCTGAGTTCCTTGTTATCCTAGATGCTGATATGATCATGAGAGGCCCCATCACCCCATGGGAATATGGTGCAAAACGTGGCCATCCTGTTTCTACTCCTTATGAGTGAGACTTCGCTGTGCTATGAGAGTACCATATGTTTGGCCATGTTTTAGATTTTCCTATAGTTTATTTGATGCATGTGGTCACTATGTTGTAGGTACCTCATTGGTTGTGATAACATACTTGCAAAGATACACACTCGCAATCCCTCCGCGTGTGATAAGGTTGGTGGTGTCATTATCATGCATATAGATGATCTTCGGCGTTTTGCTCTACTGTGGCTTCACAAATCAGAGGAGGTTCGTGCAGACAAAGCTCACTATGCAACCAACATTACTGGCGATATATATAATTCTGGCTGGATTAGCGAGATGTATGGCTACTCTTTTGCAGCAGCTGAGGTATATGCACTTCTTTTCATTTTTTGTTCTTCCAAGTTTCAAGGATCACTCTTTTTTTCTTCATTGTAAGTGTAAGTGTGTAACTAATGGTAATGAACACTTCTAGCTTTTAATATTCATCATATGCTTTGCTCATATTTTCTAGAGAAGGCAGTATGACTAGCTGTACTCGTGTTCTAGAAAAATGTTGTGGCTACCTGGTGCACTTAGCAGTTACCTGTGTCATTTCAATTACTATTTTCACCGATCCCTACTCATTATCTATCTTGCTGTATGACTTTCTTTTAACCTGCAGATTAACCTGCGACACATCATTAGGAGGGACATAATGATATATCCAGGTTATGT
This genomic window contains:
- the LOC100384210 gene encoding Peptidyl serine alpha-galactosyltransferase-like precursor; this translates as MAAGIAGAVVAALLLLYPARAAAAAAVGEGRRLHTLFSVECGDYFDWQAVGLLHSLRKARQPGGVTRLVSCAEDQLPSYRGLRIGHTLQVPSFSRHPRTGDWYPAINKPAGVVHWLKHSPEADNVDWVVILDADQIIRGPIIPWELGAEKGKPFAAYYGYLKGCDNILAQLHTAHPEFCDKVGGILAMHIDDLRALAPLWLSKTEEVRQDKSHWSTNITGDIYGMGWISEMYGYSFGAAEVGLRHKINDDIMIYPGYTPRPGIEPLILHYGLPFKVGNWSFSKLEHHEDGIIYDCNRLFDPPPFPREVEMMESDPNIKRGLFLSIECINTLNEGLLLHHASAGCPKPQWSKYLSFLKSRRFSELTKPKYWKGEQVDSIMTMQHVALSKANNEYPKIHTLFSTECSSYFDWQTVGLMHSFRLSGQPGNITRLLSCTDEDLKNYKGHDLAPTHYVPSMSRHPLTGDWYPAINKPAAVLHWLNHVQTDAEFLVILDADMIMRGPITPWEYGAKRGHPVSTPYEYLIGCDNILAKIHTRNPSACDKVGGVIIMHIDDLRRFALLWLHKSEEVRADKAHYATNITGDIYNSGWISEMYGYSFAAAEINLRHIIRRDIMIYPGYVPLPRAKYRVFHYGLRFGVGNWSFDKADWRNADVVNTCWAKFPEPPDPATITKQDLDARERDFLSIECGRALNKALYLHHKRRNCPRLDTISSTSKKTDQVSASNKIVSVAQKSRSISRGNIESMDEGRLKTVKRTAASVQPLHRSRRLARSSRMWIIAVWALSIVVFLLVISMFFTEQRRNASRSRVSRSLKAHV